Below is a window of Petrotoga sp. 9PWA.NaAc.5.4 DNA.
TTTCATCAAATTCTATCACATTTTCTGGACACACTTCATAACAGGTGCCACAATGCATGCATTGGTATTCAAAATACATTAATTCTTCGTGGTATTCAATTCCTTCAGGATTATGACACCACCAACAGTTCAACGGGCATCCTTTAAAAAAGATAGTCGTTCTTATCCCCGGCCCATCATGTATAGCATACCTTTTTATATCAAATATTAATCCTGGTTTTTCACTGATATTAGATTTCTTCATATTCTGTCCTTGCTATAATTTCTTCTTGTAGTCCTTTTGGAAGATTTACAAAATAATCACTGTATCCTGCTACTCTAACCATCAAATCTTGAAAATCTTTTGGCCTTTTTTGAGCTTCTCTTAACAATTCTGTACTTACGACGTTAAACTGCACGTGATGACCACCCATTAGAAAAAAGGTTTTTATTACCTGCGCTAACTTTTTAATATTATCTTTACTGTTCATTAAGCCCGGACTTAGCCTTTGATTAAGTAGTGCACCACCTGTCTTGTCCCAATCACATTTTGACACAGACCTAAAAACAGCTGCAATACCTTTTTTATCACTCCCTTGAACTGGTGAAACACCTTCAGAAACTGGTTCCCCAGCTTTTCTTCCATCAGGAGTTGCTTCTGTTACCTTCCCAAAATAAACATGTACTGTAGTTGGTAAAAAATAAGCCCTTTTTGAAGCTTTTCTTATTGGAGAAGGTGGATAACTTTCAATCATATCAACTATTTTTTCAACCAAAGATTTTGCTATAAAATCTGCATAATCATTGTCTTCACCATATTTTGGAGTTTTGTTCAAAATTACTTGTCTTAAATATTCAAAATCTCCTTCAAAATTCGAATTTAAAGCTTTAAGAAGCTCATTCATTATAGTATTTTTTTGATCAAATACATGGTATTTCAAAGATGTCAGGCTATAAGTAATAGTTCCAAGCCCTACTATTTGAATATACTGAGTATTATACTTTGCACCACCACTGTTATAATCTTTGGCTTTTTCAACACAATCCTCTATCCATAAAGATAAAAAAGGAACAGGAAAGTGCTTGGCAAATATACTTTCTATAATATCGTTCCCTTTCATTTTAATATCCAAAAAATATTTAATTTGATTCATATAAGCGTCCCATAACTCTTCAAAACTTTTAAATGCGCGAGGATCGCCAGTACTTAATCCAATCTTTTTTCCAGATTTTGGATCAACACCATTGTTCAATGTAATTTCTAAGATTTTAGGTAAGTTGAAATATCCAGTCAAAATATAAGATTCTTTTCCAAAAGAACCACTTTCAACGCAACCACTTACTCCAGCGGTTCTGGCATCTTCTAAAGATTTCCCTTGCCTTAGCATTTTAAGCAAAACTCCATCGAAATTGAAAAAAGGAGGTTCTCCAAATCCTGGTCCCACAACTTCTAACGCTTTAATAATAAAATGCTCAGGATTTTTAACGCTTACTTGTACAGCTGTATTGGGTTGCAAAGTTCTCATTTCACTTAATACTTCTAATATCAAATAAGAAACTTCATTTACTCCATTAGAACCATCTTTTTTTAATCCCCCGACATTTATTTTTGTGAAATCGTTGTAGGTAAAACTTTCTTCGGCAGTGACTCTAACTTTCGGAACGGCAGGTTGGTTATTGAATTTTATCCAAAATGCTTCTAATAGTTCTTTAGCTTGTTCACTACTCAGTGATCCCTCAGCAATTTCTTTCTCATAAAAAGGATATAAATGTTGATCTAATCTCCCAGGGTTGAAAGAGTCCCATGGATTGGTTTCATATACCACACCTACATGTATGAACCAATAATGTTGTAAAGCTTCCCAATAACTGGTTGGAGCATGTGCAGGAACATGCTCACATATTTGAGACATCTTTTCTAACTCAACTTTTCTCTCAACATCTTTTTCTTCTTTAGCTAAATCTTTCAACTTTTTCGAATATCTTTTGGCATATATCAAAATAGCATCTGCAGAAATATCCATCGCTTTTAATTCTTCTAATTTATCGTAATATAACGAATCCGTAGGAGATAACTCTTTTATTTTATTTTTTATCTTTTCTTTAATATCTAATATGCCAGTTTTGAATATCCTTTCTCCACCAGCAGTGTGCCCAGGTGCTCTTTGTTCCATAAATTCTGTCCATATACCGGCATTATATGCTTCTATCCATTCTTTTGGCAGATTTTCAAAAATTATCTCTCTTGTCGTTTTGCTCTTCCAAAAAGGAATAATATCTTTTTCATATATTTTTTTAGTTTCTTCATCTACCTTGTATGGCATATTTTCTCTTTTATCTAAAGTTTCAAGATCCTCTAAATCGTGGGTACATATTTCGGGATAAGTAGGTACTTGTTGAGGTCCTGTCCCACGAAGTCCAACTATCAACTGACCCTCTTCGACAGGAAGACTTACCCTTTCCATCAAATATTTAAAAGCCATTGCTTTTTTTACTGGTTCAGATTTTCCATCCGCAAAACCACTTTTATAGAATTCGGTAATTAATCTCGCTCGTTCATTTGAGATTTTTACTTCGGTACCAATACTTTCTTCACGCAATTTTGCGATACGATGATTCAATGATTTTAGAGAAGAACGTCTTTTAGAGAGTTCTTCTTCGACTTTTGTTTGTGACAATTTCTATCCCACCCCCAAACGAAAAGAACCATTATATACTTTTCGTATTTTCTTTTAACCATTCTTTCTCTTCAACCTCTAAATAAGGAGATAACTTGTCGAATACTTGCTTATGATATTCATTTAACCATTTTTTCTCTTTTATAGTTAGCAAGGTTACATATATACCTTTTAAATCTATTGGACAAAAAGATAAAGGTTGAAATCTCATAAATTTTCCAGAATCAGTAGTTATATCTTCTTCTACTACCGTTACATTTTCAATTCTAACCCCATGTTTACCTTCTTTGTATACTCCAGGTTCTATAGTTAATATCATACCTTCTTCTAATACAACTTCATTGTATTTATTGGAAATACTTTGCGGACCTTCATGAACATTTAATAGAAAACCAACACCATGTCCAGTTCCGCATTTGTAATCTAAACCTTCTTGCCATAGTGGATATCTTGCTAAAACATCAAGATTTGTTCCCGTTGCACCATAAAGAAATTTAGAATTTATTAAATTTATATGCGCCTTCAAAGTAAGTGTAAAATCACGTTTTTCTTCGTCTGTTATGGGTCCTAAGATGATAGTTCTTGTTATGTCAGTCGTTCCATCAAGATATTGGCCTCCAGAATCAACTAAAAACATTTTTTCATTTTTTAATTCATAATTAGACTTTCCCTCTTCGGGTTTGTAATGCATCATAGCAGCGTTTTCTTTGTAAGCAGCAATCGTATCAAAACTTGGTTCAATAAATTCTTCTTGTTGACGTCTAAAATCTTCTAATTGTTTTGAAGCAGATACTTCAGTAATTTTAGTTTTACCAATGTTTTTATCAAGCCAATATATGAATTTCACCAAAGCTACTCCATCTTTGATATAAGCATTTTTTTGATTTTTTATTTCCACTTCATTTTTTATAGATTTTAAATAAGTAGTTATATTAGTGCCTTTTATTATTTTGCAACGTCCTGGTATATTTTTATAAAGCCATCTATTTATCTTTGAAGGATCTAAAAATACTTTGCTTCCTGATGGAATATTTTCTATTTCTTCTACTATCTTATCGTATTCTTTAATTTCAACACCGTTTTCTTTCAAATGACTTTTCACTTTTTCATTTATTTTATTTTTATTTACAAATATAAATGCATTATCTTCAGAAATTAAAGCATAAGAAATAATTACTGGATTTTTTGGAATATCTCTCCCTCTTATATTATACAACCATGCTATATCATCGAGACTTCCAATTAAAAAATGTGTGGATCCTTTGTTAGTCATCTCTTTCCTAACTTCCTCTAATTTCTCTTTAGTAGTTTTACCAGCATATTTTACATCGTGAACAAAAGCTTCGCTTTGTGGGAGTGCTGGCCTATCCACCCATATTTTACCTATCAGGTCATAATCGTCAATTATTTTTATCTTCTTTTTAAAAACTTCTTTTTCTAAACTTTCGTATTCTTTTTGAGAAAAAGTTTTCCCATCAAATCCAATAGTATCTCCTTCATTTAACAAATCTTTCAACCATTGAGAATACGTTGGGAAACCAGGAATACCGATTTTGCACAGTTTTATACCACTTCCTTCAAGCTCTTTTTCTGCTTGAATAAAGTATCTCCCGTCTGTCCAAAGAATAGCTTCCTTTTGAGTAATTACCACCGTTCCTGCGGAACCTGTAAACCCTGAGATCCATACCCTTGTTTTATAATAATCAGCAATATATTCCGACTGGTGTGGATCAGATGTTGGAACTACGTAAGCTGTAATCCCCATTCTTTGCATTAACTCCCTCAGCCTATTAATCCTTTCTTTAACTTCCATAAAGTATTCTCCTTTGATCTTGTTGAATTTTTACAATTATATCAAATTATTAATCTAAATTTTTTATTTTTTTAACCACACAACCATAGGACCTTTACTTCTATTTGCCCAGGCAAAATATGGAATAAGATTAATTTTAATTTGTTCTTTGTCTGTTTTAATACTTCCTATTTTTGTGTATAATTTTTCTTCCCAATCTTTTAATTCTTCAAAGCATCCCTTTGCTTTTAATTTTATTATCTTTTTATTTTCTATTTCTGCGTTTTCTTCTTCTACTTCTCCGTTTATATCGATTATATAGTTCCAAACATCTCCTTCTTTGTTATCTGTTTTTTCTGCACAGTACACTAAAGGTCCTCTTTTTATAGCTACTTTCCCAATATTTTCCCTCACAAAAGGGTGACTTTCTATATATTTCATAGTCATTGGAAAACCTAATTCAACTTTATGACCACCCTTCCAATTTTTTTGGATTCTCAAAAAACCTTTTTCCATATTTTTGGGGACTTTCTCTCCATCCACTTCTATTTCAAAATTATCTACCCATGAAGGTATTCTTAGAAATATATTGAAAGTATTATCTTCTTCTGTTGAAATATTTATTTCTATCTTTCCTGTCCACGGATAATCTGTTTCTTGTGTTAGTTTTACTTTACTATTTTTATATTCTAAATTAGCTTCACTACCTTCGTACAGATTAATGTAAATTCCATCCTTAGATGTTGCATACATGTATCCAGGAAAAGAAGTTAATGTTCTTGCTATGTTTGGTGGGCAACAAGCACAGTCATACCATGATTTTCTTCTGTGTTTTCCTCTGTCTTCAAGTGGATTAACGTAGAAATAATTTTTACCATCGATTGATAATCCTGAGAGCAACCCATTGTATAATATTAGTTCCATTAAATCAACGTATTTTGCTTCACCTGTTGCTAAAAACATTCTGTAATTCCACATGAATGAAGCTATTGCTGCACATGTTTCTGTGTACGCTCTTTTGTTTGGAAGTTCATATTCTTCTCCAAAAGCTTCACCTTCATATCTTGAGCCTATTCCTCCTGTTACATACATTTTTTTAGTGATTAAATTATTCCAAAGTCTTTCTAAAGTAGAGAATATTTCTTCATCACCTGTTTCTAAATATATATCAGTTGCTCCATTACAAAGATACAACATTCTCACTGCATGCCCAGTCATTTCTTCCAATTCTTTGAAAGGTTTGTGATCTATATAATATTCAGGATTAAAGAATTTGTAGGTACTTGCATATCCATTTCCCCTTTCTTCTAAGAAATATTTAGCAAGGTTTAAATATTTTTGATTTTTTGTTTCACGGTATAGCTCAACTAACGCCATTTCAATTTCCGGATGCCCTGGAGCCCCTCTTTTTTTATTTGGGCCAAAGGTATTCGCAATTAAATCAGCAAATTTAATTGCCACATCTAAAAGTGTGTCTTCTCCAGTTACCCTTTTATGAGCAACAGCTGCTTGTATTAAATGACCTGCACAGTATAATTCATGTTTTGTTGCTAAATCACTCCATCTTTCTTTCTTTCTCTCAAAAGTAAAGTAGGTATTTAAATATCCATTTTCGTCTTGTGCTTCTTTGATTTCTTGAATAGTTCTATCTACTTTTTCTTTTAACTCTCTATCACCTGTAAATAATAATGCATAAGAAGCTGCTTCAAGCCATTTATACACATCAGAATCACTAAACACCATTCCCTTAAAAGAACCTTCTTTTTTACCAGAAGCTATTAAAAAATTATCTATCGTTCCAACTTTTTCCAACATTTCATACTGCGAAAAGATTGTAACTCTTAACATCTTTTCTAAATATTCACCCATGAAACCATTTATTTTCACTGAGTCAATAGAAAATGGCGTTATTTTGTTTTTAGACGAATCTAAAAAGTTTATTATCTTTGCACTCTTCATTTTAATTACTCTCCTTAAAAATAATATTAAAAGGGGCAAAGCCCCTTTTATTTAATAAAGAATATTTTTTATTTTGCTAACCTTATAACGTTCCAAGAAAGTGAAGATAGTTCCGCTTTTACATTTTCTCCTTTATTTCTTGCATTACCATCAGTATGAGGTTTAACATTTTCAGGATTTTCTTCTGTATTTACAGCTTTTAGATCGCTATTTTCTAAAACAATATGTTCAATTACAGAATAATCTTCAAACCCTTTTAATTCACATTCAAACTCCATTTTTTCTTGTGCCCTGTTCACTGCAAAAATTGTTAATTCTCCTTTTTCTTCATTAACAATAGGAATTATATCTATATATGGAACATTTTTAAAGTTTTTTGTATCGTATGTATCAGTTAATATAACGGGTTTTAACGCTGTTCCTCGTCCAAAGTTTGAAGCATGCATGAAAGGATAAAAAATCGTTTGCCTCCAAGCTCCTCCACCTTTTCTTGTCATAATTGGAGCTATAACATTTACTAACTGAGCCAAACAAGCTATTTTTACTCTGTCTGCATGTTTTAAAAGAGTAATAAGCATTAAACCAACTAATAGTGCATCTTCAAAAGTATAAATATCTTCTAATAAGGGTGGAGCAATTTGCCAAGGTTCAACTCTTTTATCTACCTCTCTTGAATGAAACCAAACATTCCATTCATCGAAAGATATATTAATAGTTTTTTTGGTTTTTTTACGACCTTTAATATAATCACAAGTAGCTATAACCGATTTTATGTATGAATCCATATCTATTGATTTTGCTAAGAAATTTTCAATGTTATTATCGTAATTATCGTAGTAGGCATGAAGAGAAATATAATCTACATAATCATAAGTATGATCAAGCACTGTAGCTTCCCATTCACCGAAGGTAGGTATATGCCAACCAGAACTTCCACATGCAACCAAACTAATATCTGGATCCACTAACTTCATAACCTTTGCCGTTTCTTCTGCTAATCGTGCATATTCTTCAGCAGTTTTATGACCTATTTGCCATGGACCATCCATTTCATTTCCTAAACACCAAATCTTCACTTTATGAGGTTCTTTATATCCATGCTTTTTCCTTAATTCTCCATAATATCCTCCACCAGGATGGTTACAATATTCAACAAAGTTACGAGCTTCATCTATACCTCTTGTACCAAAGTTTAAACTCATCATTGGTTCAGTATTTACCTTTTTGCACCATTCAATAAACTCATTTGTACCGAATTCATTTGGTTCTATGGATTGCCAGGCTAATTCAAGCTTTTTTGGTCTATCTTCTTTTGGGCCTACTCCATCTTCCCAATTGTATCCAGATACAAAATTTCCACCAGGATATCTTACTATAGATACATTGAGTTCTCTAATTAAATCAATTACATCTTTTCTAAATCCTTTTTCATCAGCTTTAGGATGACCAGGTTCATATATACCAGTATAAACAGCTCTGCCTAGATGTTCAATAAAGGAACCAAATATTCTATCATCCACCTTGTCAATTTTATAATTTTTATCTATATAAATATGTGATTTTTTCATCTAAAAACCTCCCTAAATAAAGTTGCATATCCACTTTAGAAATTCCAAA
It encodes the following:
- the hypD gene encoding trans-4-hydroxy-L-proline dehydratase, with amino-acid sequence MSQTKVEEELSKRRSSLKSLNHRIAKLREESIGTEVKISNERARLITEFYKSGFADGKSEPVKKAMAFKYLMERVSLPVEEGQLIVGLRGTGPQQVPTYPEICTHDLEDLETLDKRENMPYKVDEETKKIYEKDIIPFWKSKTTREIIFENLPKEWIEAYNAGIWTEFMEQRAPGHTAGGERIFKTGILDIKEKIKNKIKELSPTDSLYYDKLEELKAMDISADAILIYAKRYSKKLKDLAKEEKDVERKVELEKMSQICEHVPAHAPTSYWEALQHYWFIHVGVVYETNPWDSFNPGRLDQHLYPFYEKEIAEGSLSSEQAKELLEAFWIKFNNQPAVPKVRVTAEESFTYNDFTKINVGGLKKDGSNGVNEVSYLILEVLSEMRTLQPNTAVQVSVKNPEHFIIKALEVVGPGFGEPPFFNFDGVLLKMLRQGKSLEDARTAGVSGCVESGSFGKESYILTGYFNLPKILEITLNNGVDPKSGKKIGLSTGDPRAFKSFEELWDAYMNQIKYFLDIKMKGNDIIESIFAKHFPVPFLSLWIEDCVEKAKDYNSGGAKYNTQYIQIVGLGTITYSLTSLKYHVFDQKNTIMNELLKALNSNFEGDFEYLRQVILNKTPKYGEDNDYADFIAKSLVEKIVDMIESYPPSPIRKASKRAYFLPTTVHVYFGKVTEATPDGRKAGEPVSEGVSPVQGSDKKGIAAVFRSVSKCDWDKTGGALLNQRLSPGLMNSKDNIKKLAQVIKTFFLMGGHHVQFNVVSTELLREAQKRPKDFQDLMVRVAGYSDYFVNLPKGLQEEIIARTEYEEI
- a CDS encoding aminopeptidase P family protein; the protein is MEVKERINRLRELMQRMGITAYVVPTSDPHQSEYIADYYKTRVWISGFTGSAGTVVITQKEAILWTDGRYFIQAEKELEGSGIKLCKIGIPGFPTYSQWLKDLLNEGDTIGFDGKTFSQKEYESLEKEVFKKKIKIIDDYDLIGKIWVDRPALPQSEAFVHDVKYAGKTTKEKLEEVRKEMTNKGSTHFLIGSLDDIAWLYNIRGRDIPKNPVIISYALISEDNAFIFVNKNKINEKVKSHLKENGVEIKEYDKIVEEIENIPSGSKVFLDPSKINRWLYKNIPGRCKIIKGTNITTYLKSIKNEVEIKNQKNAYIKDGVALVKFIYWLDKNIGKTKITEVSASKQLEDFRRQQEEFIEPSFDTIAAYKENAAMMHYKPEEGKSNYELKNEKMFLVDSGGQYLDGTTDITRTIILGPITDEEKRDFTLTLKAHINLINSKFLYGATGTNLDVLARYPLWQEGLDYKCGTGHGVGFLLNVHEGPQSISNKYNEVVLEEGMILTIEPGVYKEGKHGVRIENVTVVEEDITTDSGKFMRFQPLSFCPIDLKGIYVTLLTIKEKKWLNEYHKQVFDKLSPYLEVEEKEWLKENTKSI
- a CDS encoding glycoside hydrolase family 127 protein, translated to MKSAKIINFLDSSKNKITPFSIDSVKINGFMGEYLEKMLRVTIFSQYEMLEKVGTIDNFLIASGKKEGSFKGMVFSDSDVYKWLEAASYALLFTGDRELKEKVDRTIQEIKEAQDENGYLNTYFTFERKKERWSDLATKHELYCAGHLIQAAVAHKRVTGEDTLLDVAIKFADLIANTFGPNKKRGAPGHPEIEMALVELYRETKNQKYLNLAKYFLEERGNGYASTYKFFNPEYYIDHKPFKELEEMTGHAVRMLYLCNGATDIYLETGDEEIFSTLERLWNNLITKKMYVTGGIGSRYEGEAFGEEYELPNKRAYTETCAAIASFMWNYRMFLATGEAKYVDLMELILYNGLLSGLSIDGKNYFYVNPLEDRGKHRRKSWYDCACCPPNIARTLTSFPGYMYATSKDGIYINLYEGSEANLEYKNSKVKLTQETDYPWTGKIEINISTEEDNTFNIFLRIPSWVDNFEIEVDGEKVPKNMEKGFLRIQKNWKGGHKVELGFPMTMKYIESHPFVRENIGKVAIKRGPLVYCAEKTDNKEGDVWNYIIDINGEVEEENAEIENKKIIKLKAKGCFEELKDWEEKLYTKIGSIKTDKEQIKINLIPYFAWANRSKGPMVVWLKK
- a CDS encoding alpha-N-arabinofuranosidase yields the protein MKKSHIYIDKNYKIDKVDDRIFGSFIEHLGRAVYTGIYEPGHPKADEKGFRKDVIDLIRELNVSIVRYPGGNFVSGYNWEDGVGPKEDRPKKLELAWQSIEPNEFGTNEFIEWCKKVNTEPMMSLNFGTRGIDEARNFVEYCNHPGGGYYGELRKKHGYKEPHKVKIWCLGNEMDGPWQIGHKTAEEYARLAEETAKVMKLVDPDISLVACGSSGWHIPTFGEWEATVLDHTYDYVDYISLHAYYDNYDNNIENFLAKSIDMDSYIKSVIATCDYIKGRKKTKKTINISFDEWNVWFHSREVDKRVEPWQIAPPLLEDIYTFEDALLVGLMLITLLKHADRVKIACLAQLVNVIAPIMTRKGGGAWRQTIFYPFMHASNFGRGTALKPVILTDTYDTKNFKNVPYIDIIPIVNEEKGELTIFAVNRAQEKMEFECELKGFEDYSVIEHIVLENSDLKAVNTEENPENVKPHTDGNARNKGENVKAELSSLSWNVIRLAK